AATTCATTTCTAACACTCCTCCTGTTTCTCATCCATAATATCCCATTCTATTACAATGATCAACAGAAAATGCCCTGGTTCAACCGAAGGGCGTTTTCTTAAAGGAGGTTTCTGCGAAGGAAAACCTAGAACACATATTTCACCAATATCATTTTCCCACACTATTTGGGTGAATTGGGTGAAACTTAGTGTAAAATTAGGACGGGAAAAATAAAGGAAATAAAAAAATAAGAGTGACCTCATATGTTATGATGTTAATAACCACAAAAACAAATAACGGAGGCACTCTTATGAACAATAGTATAACTGAAATTGCAGAATTAAATTGAACCCATTTTAATTTTCCTTTCGTCAGCTAATAGAAGTTCAGTATCAAAACTCATGCTTCCCAACGCTCCCCCGACTTTCCTTACCTGCCGTCCAGTATGGCTCACCTTCCGCAAAATGCGTGGTAGGCTCTTCAAATGCTCTGATGCCAAGATCAAATACATCACGGACTGCAAGCTGAGCTTCAAAGGTGATTCCGCCCTGATATGGATCTGCATATTGTCCTGGAGCGATTAGCACCTCAGTCACGGTCATATCCCATAAGGTGGCCCGGTCCATGATGGTGTCTGCGCTACCGGCAGCATTCCGACATAACCGTCTCCTCGGGCTTCGGCCATGGCTACCCGGGTGACGAGCTCCTACTCCTGCCTCAGCTCCATTATCTGGTTCAGGGTGTCTTCCTAGGCCACTGAGATGCCAGCCAGATTGCCAAGGATCAGGATCGTGCAGAGGCTTACAAGTATGATCAGCCCTATCAGCAACATTGTGATCACAAAGAGCTTCCGAGTGATCTTATGTAGGTGTCCGTGGATCCGGACTGTTTGATTGTCTGTCATTCTCATCACCTCTCCTGCAGCTCAGCAATACAATCCTGACACACATTCCGTTCATGAAACCGTCTGACGCCCTTTGCATTCCCCAGTAGAGCAAACAATCTGCGAAGTTCCTTGCAGGTAAATTTGTCAGGGTTTACAAGCTTATGGTTGAAGGTTCTTTCATGCATGTACATTCTGGGAGCAAGCTCGTTATTATGGTTGTATCCGCAGAGTGTCATGTTTTTCACAACAAGGGCCTTGAAGAGCCTGTACTATGCGACTTCCGGTGAATCTTTAAGTTTTGGCAGGTTCCTCCTTAAAATAATTTCTTGTCCCTTCTTGTCTTTTATGGTAATATTTAGGCAAGAAGGAGGTATTCTTATGAAAAAAAGTAAATGTTTATTGATTTCAGCAATTTTAGGAACACTTTATCTGGTCTACGTCATCTCCTACTTTATTAATGGCGTTGCATCAACGTCGGGAAGTGATCAAATCGGTGCAGGAATCGCTACGGCTCTTGTCGCACCGCACATGTTTCTCTTAGCCCTTGCGGTTTTGTTCAACTGGATTGGCTGGGCAGCAAGAGTAAGGTGGGCAGCACTCACCGGAGGCATTTTGTATTGCGTTAGTGGACTGCTGTTCTTGCTTTACGTGGTTTTTGAAATCCCATCAATAATCTTAAGCTTTGTTGGTTTTGCCAAAATGAAAAAGGCAAAGACTAAGGTTCAAGAAGTGGTCTCCCAAGAATAATGGCTTCCAATCCCATTTGCCCCAGTGTTGAAGCGCCGGGGCATTTTTTAAATTATTTCATCATCCCTCCTTATCCCGCCTTAGGCTCTTTTGGCTCGTCTCCCGTTGTGTCGTTTGCGAATAACATATCGTAAAGCCATATGCGCTGCACTTAACATAAGCCTCGCAGATTTGGGCGAATATGAAACCGAACGCGACGAGCTTACTGAATACCTGGACGAGCTTCACAAGCGACCGGAAATGAAGATGCTTTTCAAGGTGGCCAAGAAAGCCACTAAGGAAGACGTTGAAAAGGCCGTTAAAATCATAGAAATGTTTAAAAGAGACTCCACTGGTGGTGACGATATATAATCCGTTATAGATGCAGCATACATTACATAAAAGGGGATTGATCAGATTGGATTCAATGATCGTCAGAAAAACAAATCTTTTCCCGGTTGAAGTTCTGGGGATCACAGTTCTGGACCAAAACGGAGATTACAATGTGTACTTGAACGATAAACTCTCATACGATGCACAGGCCGAAGCCTTTCGTCATGAGATTGAGCACATTAAACAAGGACATTTTTTTAGATGGGAAGATGTTGCTTTTCTTGAAGAGCAGGCAGAATATGAGGTTGTTTGATTGCCAAGATATACATCGAAATATATCGACATGTTTTTGACGAGTAATCATGATAAAATATGGTAATATCTACTTTTAAAGTTTTTACAAGAAAGGAAACAAAAGCATGCTAGCAAAATTTTTTACCAAAAGGTTTCTTGCCCAAAGTATTATTGCATTTATAATGGTTATTACCTTGGGTGGTTGCGGTAACAGCAACCACTCAGACGGTATCCCCAACGATACACCGGCAGGTGCAGAAGAATCATTCGTTTTTGATCCTGATAATTATGAATCAGTATCTTTTGACAATTTGGCTAGAACACCTGATGATTTTAATGAAAAAAGAATCACCTTGAGCGGTCGTGTTGACGTTATTGGTTATGAAACGGAAGACGAAGTTCAGTGTGTTTTTCATGTAGATGATGATTATAAGCAAAGCATTTTGATCGCATATGTTCCAGATATTCTCGACTCCAGAGTTTTAGATGAAGATTATTTTACGATATACGGTTATTCAGTAGGCATAGTTGAATACAAAACAGCTATAGGTGGAGTTTATAACTTGCCCTGCGTTATTGTAGAAAAAATTGAATATTAGAAACTAAAAACAAACGCCCCGGCGGCAACCGGAACGAATGTTATAAATCGGGCTGCAGGTGCAACCTCAACTCGTAACTGAATTGTACTATTACAGCCCGGGAAAATCAAGTCTCGGGCATTTTTATGCCCAAAATCAGAAAGGAATGGTACAATGGCAAAAGCAAAAAAATTAAAATCCGGCAGCTGGCGCATTCTAGTTTATAGCCACACCTAGGTAGCTGACGAAAATCTGATCAGACGATATGAGTCCTTTACATCTGACGATAAGAAAGAGGTTGAGTTCCTTGCAGCTCAATTTGCGCATGAAAAAAGAGAACGTCCCGTGTCCTAAGCGGGACTGTGAGTGAGGCTATCGACAGCGCTCCCGGCCAAAGAAAAGAAGATGGTGGAGCTTCCGCTGGTTGAGGATGTCATAAATGCCGTGATCGGATCTGAAATTGAACTTCCCTGCCTTCTCGCTATCTGGATGAGTTATAGTATGTCAGAGGTTCGCGGGATAAAGGCCTCAGCGATCGACGAGAAAGGCTATATCACCATTAAGGATGTGATTGTCGATGTTGATGGTAAACCGGTCTCAAAATCAAAAACAAAGGCTTTCGCCAGGACTAGAAAATCAAAGCTACCAGAATATCTTTTTAACCTCATTAAGAATCAGGAGACTTATAAACGGGCGAAAGAAACCGGAACGGACGAATATCTTATCACGCTTACCGGCAAGGGCATCTACAATCGATTTCTGACTATCCAGAAGGCCGCAGGATTGCCTCATACAAGGTTTCATGATTTGAGGCACATGAATGCTTCTGTGATGCTTAAGCTTAATATTCCGGATAAGTACGCCATGGAACGAGGCGGCTGGATTACGTCGCACACTCTAAAAAAAGTTTATCAGCACACCTTCAGCGATGAACGAAAGGTAATTGATGATAGAATTGATTCCTATTTTGAGAATATAATAAATCCTACAGAAGAGGAATCCTGATCATTCAATCTCATTTTTCGTGTTGCATTTCGTGTTGCATTTATAGATAAATCATGCAACACGAGTTGCATTTTTCTTATTTTTATGTAATGTATCTTTACATCACGAATGTTCAGAGACGTTGAAAAAATAACAAGAACCGCTATTTCTAACGGTTCTTGAGTTGGTAACCCGTAGGGGAGTCGAACCCCTGATTCCGCCGTGAGAGGGCGACGTCTTGACCACTTGACCAACGGGTCTCGTTTATTCTTACAATAGATAATAATAAAGCAACAAACAGAAAAAAGCAACCTTTTTTTGAATCACGCCAAGGTTTGGGCAGCAAAAGATTCTCTCCACGGCGCAATCCATGGAAAGGAGAGGTGCATTTGCCTATAAAATTTCATCCTGAGTCAAAGCCGTAGTCACTGATTTCAACCCTTAAAAAATTCTATCATACCCTTCGCCATGTAGTCGGCAATGTTCAGTGCCTGATCCTGCAGGTTTTCATACAAAGCAATGTCGTCTGCATAGCGGCCTGCTAGCACCATAACCATTTCCCGAATTGTCGTTTCATAATACTCGTAAAGAAGTCTCTTCCATTCTTCTTCACTCCAATAGGGGTTGATCTCCGCAAGGTATGCCGCTATCTGATCTCCATTACGATACAGCCTTACGATTCCTGCATCCACAGCTTCCCGGTCTCCCTGGCCTTCTGCTGTCAAGATTTGAATCCCCGTTATAATCTGTTCTCGAATGAGGTTTTCCACCTTTCTAGCGATCTGAAATCCAAAAAACACCTCAAGGACATTGCCAAGGTTGGTCGGGGCCTGATATAATCGGTCTGCCACTAGTTCAATATCCCCGAAGTTTGCCGCATAGCTGACCAAAAACGCTCTTCTCCACATTGCCAGTTCCATCCACAGCTTTCGCAGCGTATTAATCAGATTCATCTGCCCATATGTAAGCCGGTCGCTTCCTTCCTGCTCTGCCAATTCAAACACCTCCATTATCGTCACTCCCTCTTTGCCAATTGCGCGGACTAAAAATACTCCATTGGCATTTACTATCATATGCTGAAAACAGCACCAGAATCTCCGATTTCACCATTCCGGCTTTTTTTAATTGAATCAAATTTGGGCACAGTATATAATAGTAACGGTATCCTCTCCGGCCGCAGCACTGCAAAAGGTTGAGAGAGAGCCAATCATCACAGTTTAAAACCAATTTGGAGGATAAGATATTATGGATTATAACAAGCTTGCGGAACTGCTTTTTCCGCATATTACGAAAGACCCGGCAGAGTATGAAACCCTCTATCCGCAGCGGGAGCTTCCCGAAGGAGCCAAGGTAACCCGTCTGGGACCAAGCCCGACAGGGTTTATTCATCTGGGCAACCTCTATGGCGCATTTGTAGACGAACGTCTGGCCCATCAGAGCGGTGGGCTCTTTTATCTGCGCATAGAGGATACCGACGACAAGCGTCAGGTAGACGGCGCTGTGGAAGCCATCATTTCATCACTGGAATTCTTCGGAGTAAGCTTCGACGAAGGCGCTGCCATGGACGGGGACAAGGGTGAATACGGTCCCTACTATCAGAGTCAGCGTGCAGAAATCTACCAGACCTATGTCAAGCAGTTGGTACAGAACGGTCACGCCTATCCTTGCTTCTGCACAGAGGAAGAGCTCAGTGCTATCCGTGAAGAGCAGGAAAGTTTGAAGGAAAACCCCGGATATTACGGAAAATGGGCAAAGCACAGAGATCTGTCCTTTGAAGAAATCCAAAGCAGAATCGAAGCTGGACAGGCATTTGTTGTGAGACTTCGTTCCAAGGGCATTCCCGCCGGTTCCGGGCAAGAGGTCAGAACCATCTCGGTAGAAGACGGTATTCGAGGCACCCTGACCATGCCGGAAAACGAACAGGACGTGGTGCTGCTCAAGGCAACTGGAATCCCAACCTACCACTTTGCCCACGTAGTTGACGACCATCTGATGCGTACCACCCATGTGGTAAGAGGCGCAGAATGGCTTCCGTCCCTGCCGATCCATGTGGAACTGTTCCAGACCATGGGATGGCCCCTTCCAGTTTACTGTCATACGGCGCAGCTTATGAAGATGGAAGACGGCAATAAGAGAAAGCTTTCAAAGAGAAAGGACCCCGAGCTGTCTCTGGATTATTACCGCAGCGAGGGCTATCATCCAAAAGCTGTGCGGGAATACCTCCTGACCATTCTTAATTCCAATTATGAGGAATGGCGAATGGCAAATCCCGATGCACCCCAGGAAGAATTTTCATTTACCGTTGAAAAGATGAGCAACTCCGGCACACTTTTCGATTTGGATAAGCTGAACGATATCAGCAAAGACGTGCTGGTTAAAATTCCGGCAGCTGAGCTTGCAAGCTTCCTCATTGAATGGGCTAGAACCTACAAACCCGAGATTCTTGCGCTGCTGGAGGGCAATCAGGATTATCTGGTGAAGATTCTTGATCTGGGCAGATCCGGCGATAAACCAAGGAAGGATTTTGTCTACGCGCGTCAAATGTTTGATTTCATCAGTTATTTCTATGATGACTACTTTAAGCAGGAAGATGCATATCCTGATAATGTCACAGCCGAGGATGCAACAGTCATACTGTCGTCCTATCTGGAAAGCTACGATCATCAGGATGATCAGGCTCAGTGGTTCGATAAGATTCGTGAGATTGCAGCTACAAACGGATATGCTGCCAAGCCAAAAGACTATAAGAAGAACCCTGATCAATATAAAGGGCATGTAGGAGATGTGAGTACTGTCATCAGAATCGCTTTGATGGGCAGATCGATGTCGCCAGACCTCTGGGAGATCCAGCAGATCCTCGGAGAAGAGAAGACAAAGGATAGAATCAGAAAGAAATAACATTAATTTATTTGTTCAAAAGTTTTGTAACACATTTCACCGCAGCTTCATAAATTATACTACAAATCAATAATTTTTATAGAAGCAGGTGATTAAAAAAATGTCAGACGGATGTTGTGGACTCCTTGGTGGAGAGGGAATTGATACCAGCTTACTGTTTTTCTTCTTACTGCTGGTAATCATATTCTGTAACTGTTACACAAGATAGAAGAGTTTGCCTGCGGGCAAACTTTTTCTCTCGCCCCCTTAGGGGAGACGAAGCTGCCCTTTCTATAAAGAATGGGCAGCTTTCATTTCAGACGATAATCTTTGCCGTTTTACGGGGAAGCACGCTTCCCCTTGACGGCCGCATTATTCGGCCAGATATTCCCTGGTCAAGTGGCCAAGTATCGTCATACCTTTTATAATCTCTTCTCCTTTCATGTTGGAGAAGTTTAACCTCAGTTCGTTGTTTTTAACGCCGCTGGGGTAAAAGGACCCGCCTGGTATAAATGCTACTTTTTCAGCCAAGGCCCTCTTTAGAAGCTCTCTGGAATCTTTTCCTTCCGGGAGCTCAAGCCAAATAAACAATCCTCCTTTAGGGATCACATAACCGACCTCTTTTGGAAATTCGCGGTCGATAACCTCCATCATCAGGTTCCTGCGTTCCAGATAGAGGCTGGTTATTTTTTTGATGTGGGCATCCAGATCGTAATGGCTGAGGTAGTAAGCCATCTGCCTTTGGGCGATTGCTGAGGACGAAAGATCCGCGGCATTTTTCAGGATCAGGAACTTCTCCATCAGCTGCTCTTTGGCGCACAGCCATGCAACTCGTAGTCCCGGGCAGAAGGTTTTCGAAAAAGTCCCTACATAGACTACCTGTCCCTTTTTATCATAATAGCTGAGGGGTTTTTCCAGCTTATCCTCAAAGGACAGTTCCGAATAGGCCGCATCCTCAATGACCGGGATATCGTAATCCGCGATAAAATCCACAAACTGCTTTCTTCGCTCAGCAGACCAGCTTCTTCCCGTGGGATTCTGAAAATCAGGAATGACATAAATCAGCTTTACCCGATCACCATATTGATCCAAAGCCTGCTTCAGTGAGTCTAAAATCAAGCCTTCCCGATCCGTAGGCAGAGCCACCAGCTCCGCTTCGTATGCTTTCAAAGCGTTGACTGCACCCAAATAAGAAGGAGTCTCAAAAAGCACCACATCTCCCTTGTTGATAAAAAGCATACTGCTCATATCCAGTGCCTGCTGAGAGCCGCTGGTGATTACCACTTCGCCGGTCTTGTAATCCAAGCCGAATTTATCATACATTCTCTTTGCGATGAGCTCTCTCAGCTTGCCGAAGCCGCTGGTGGAGCAGTAACTTAACGCTTCCTCACCTTCATGATCAAGCACCTGGACGAAGGCTTCCTTGATATCTGCAACCGGGTAGGTTTCAGAAGAGGGAAAACCGGCGGAAAAGGAGATCATATCCTCCGTTTCCGTCAGCTCCATTGCATTTAACAGTGCTTTATCCTGCAGGCACTCCATTCTGCTAGCAAATCTCATACTCTATTACCTTTCTGAAAACGATGCAATGTTAAGAAAATCCATCGCGTTCGTTCTGAAATTCCAGTTATTTCATCATTTATACGTTCCAGCTATTCAGATATTTCTCCTGCTCCGGGGAAAGCCGATCGATCTCAATGCCCCAGGCTTCAAGCTTTCTTCTTGCAACCACATCATCGATTTCAGCAGAAACATCCACAACCTTGTTTTCCAGCGTTCCTTTGTTGTTCAGAATATAAAGTGCGGAAAGGGCTTGCACGGCAAAGCTCATATCCATGATTTCCGCTGGATGGCCATCAGCTGCGGCAATATTTACGAGGCGGCCTTCCGCAATGACGTTG
This genomic window from Clostridiales bacterium contains:
- a CDS encoding tyrosine-type recombinase/integrase; the encoded protein is MRLSTALPAKEKKMVELPLVEDVINAVIGSEIELPCLLAIWMSYSMSEVRGIKASAIDEKGYITIKDVIVDVDGKPVSKSKTKAFARTRKSKLPEYLFNLIKNQETYKRAKETGTDEYLITLTGKGIYNRFLTIQKAAGLPHTRFHDLRHMNASVMLKLNIPDKYAMERGGWITSHTLKKVYQHTFSDERKVIDDRIDSYFENIINPTEEES
- a CDS encoding glutamate--tRNA ligase: MDYNKLAELLFPHITKDPAEYETLYPQRELPEGAKVTRLGPSPTGFIHLGNLYGAFVDERLAHQSGGLFYLRIEDTDDKRQVDGAVEAIISSLEFFGVSFDEGAAMDGDKGEYGPYYQSQRAEIYQTYVKQLVQNGHAYPCFCTEEELSAIREEQESLKENPGYYGKWAKHRDLSFEEIQSRIEAGQAFVVRLRSKGIPAGSGQEVRTISVEDGIRGTLTMPENEQDVVLLKATGIPTYHFAHVVDDHLMRTTHVVRGAEWLPSLPIHVELFQTMGWPLPVYCHTAQLMKMEDGNKRKLSKRKDPELSLDYYRSEGYHPKAVREYLLTILNSNYEEWRMANPDAPQEEFSFTVEKMSNSGTLFDLDKLNDISKDVLVKIPAAELASFLIEWARTYKPEILALLEGNQDYLVKILDLGRSGDKPRKDFVYARQMFDFISYFYDDYFKQEDAYPDNVTAEDATVILSSYLESYDHQDDQAQWFDKIREIAATNGYAAKPKDYKKNPDQYKGHVGDVSTVIRIALMGRSMSPDLWEIQQILGEEKTKDRIRKK
- a CDS encoding PLP-dependent aminotransferase family protein, with the protein product MRFASRMECLQDKALLNAMELTETEDMISFSAGFPSSETYPVADIKEAFVQVLDHEGEEALSYCSTSGFGKLRELIAKRMYDKFGLDYKTGEVVITSGSQQALDMSSMLFINKGDVVLFETPSYLGAVNALKAYEAELVALPTDREGLILDSLKQALDQYGDRVKLIYVIPDFQNPTGRSWSAERRKQFVDFIADYDIPVIEDAAYSELSFEDKLEKPLSYYDKKGQVVYVGTFSKTFCPGLRVAWLCAKEQLMEKFLILKNAADLSSSAIAQRQMAYYLSHYDLDAHIKKITSLYLERRNLMMEVIDREFPKEVGYVIPKGGLFIWLELPEGKDSRELLKRALAEKVAFIPGGSFYPSGVKNNELRLNFSNMKGEEIIKGMTILGHLTREYLAE